The nucleotide window TCCCCCGCTCGAGGTCCTCGGTCAGCTTCCCCGCGCAGGCCGCGAAATAGGCCCGGTCCCACGGGCGCTCCGAGACGTGGTCCCCCGGCCAGAGCCCGCGTTCGATTAGCTGATCGGCCACCCCGTAGACCCAGTGGTCCAGGGGCACCGTGGCCGCCGGCAGCGTAGCCGCGGCGACCAAGGGAAAGAAAAGCACCAGCGCCAATCCGCGCATCAGGGCCCGCCCTTCGCTCAGTACGCCCCCCGACCCGTAATCACGCGCCAGAGGGTCTCCAGGATTATCCGCATATCGAAAGCCGGCGACCAGTTCTCGAGGTAGTAGATGTCGTACTCGACCTTATCCTCGATTGAGGTCTCGTAGCGGCCGTTTATCTGCGCCCAGCCGGTGATGCCCGACTTGACCTGGTGCCGGACCAGGAAGCGCGGCACCTTCCCCTTGAACTCCTCGACGAAGTGCGGCCGCTCGGCCCGCGGGCCGACGATGGACATATCGCCCCGGATGACGTTGAAGAACTGGGGCAGCTCGTCCAGCGAGAACCGGCGCAGGAAGCGGCCGATGGGGGTGACCCGCGGGTCGTTCCTCTCCGTCCAGACCGTGTCCGACTCCCGCTCGCTCTGCACGTACATGGTGCGGAACTTCAGGAAGGTGAACTCGGAGAGGTTCAGCCCCACCCGGCGCTGCCGGAAAATCACCGGCCCCCGGCTCGACACCAGGACCAACAGGGCCGTCAGAAGGTAGAGCCACGAGAACGCGAGCACGAAGAGGACGGAGAAGACCAAATCGAAGGCCCGCTTCAGAATCCGGCTCCACAGTGACAGAAGCGGCACCTGCCGCACGCCGATGAGGGGGATGCCGTCCATGTCCTCGATCTGGGCCCGGTTGATGGAGCGCCCGATTAAAACCTCCATCAGGTCCGGCACAACCGAGGCGTTAATCCCCTCGCGCTCGCAGACGTCGAAGAACTCGAACAGCCGGTGCCGGTCGGCGACGGGGACGGCGATGAAGACCTCGTCGGGGCGCACCTCGATGAGAATTTTAGCCAGGTCGTCATAGTCGCCCAGACGGTTCGACACGGGCTCCCCGGGCTCGCCCAGAAAGCCCGCCAGCTCGTAGCCGTACTCGGAGTGGCCCTTCAGCTTCTCGGCCACCTTCTGCCCCAGGGGTCCTGCGCCCACGACGAGCACACGGCGGAGGTCCACCCCGCGCCGGCGGACGCGCTCCCCCACCCGCCGGACGACGCTCCGGAAGATGCCGACCAGCACGATGTCTATCGCCCAGAAGAAGGTCATCAGCCACCGCGAAAGCGACTCGGTCTGGATGATGAACTTCACCCCGTAGGCGATGAAGAGGACCAGGGTGACGTTGCGGACGATGGCGAAGAACTCGCCGTATCGGCCGTGGAGGCGGCGGCGGGTGTACAGGCCGCTGGCTGCGAAAACCGCCACCGTGGATACGACCACCGTCAACGCGAAGGGGAGGTAGGCGAAGAAGCTGGGGATGTCGGCCGGGAGGCCGAGGACGGCGCCCCCGACCTTCCAGCCGAAGCGGAGCTGGTACGCCAGCGCCACGGCGGCGAAGGAGAGGACGAGGTCGCCGGCGACCAGTAAGGCGGCGGTGACGCGGTCGTGGCGGTGGAGCAAACGGGCCTCCGGCGGAGATTCGCGCCGAAAAAGGGTATCACAGGCGCCCCCCCTTGGCAACCTCGACCCCGTCCGGCGCCGACACCCCTGGAAACGGGGGCCGATTTGCGCTATACTTACCTAACTTTCAATTAGATGCTCGAACCCGGATTTCAAGGCCCCGCGCGCCTCGAACCCGACCGGGAGGTTCCCATGCGCCGCTGGATGAGTCTCGTGGGATTCGTCACCTTCATCATCGCCGCGGGCGTCCTCTACGCCCAGGACGCCGAGGCCGACGCGGTCTTCACCTACGTGGACGGCGACGTCGTCAAGAAGCAGGCCGAGCTCGAGGAGTGGGAGCAGGCCCTGCTGAACTCCAGGGTCTCCAAGGGCTACCAGGTCCGGACCTACGTGGAGTCCCGCGCCGAGCTCACCCTGAACGAATCCAGCATCGTCCGCCTGGCCCCGCGCACGACCATTGACGTGGTCAAGCTCTTCGAGGAGAGCCGCGAGGGCTACAACGACACCCTGTTCCAGGTGGAGGAGGGCGACATCTGGGCCGCCGTGCAGGGCCTGGGCGAAGACGACTCCTTCGTCATCACCTCGGACATCATGGGCACCGCCTGCCGCGGCACCACCTATCGCGTCAACGTCTCCGAAGACGGCACCACCATGCTCCGGGTGTACTCGGGCGCCGT belongs to bacterium and includes:
- a CDS encoding undecaprenyl-phosphate glucose phosphotransferase, coding for MLHRHDRVTAALLVAGDLVLSFAAVALAYQLRFGWKVGGAVLGLPADIPSFFAYLPFALTVVVSTVAVFAASGLYTRRRLHGRYGEFFAIVRNVTLVLFIAYGVKFIIQTESLSRWLMTFFWAIDIVLVGIFRSVVRRVGERVRRRGVDLRRVLVVGAGPLGQKVAEKLKGHSEYGYELAGFLGEPGEPVSNRLGDYDDLAKILIEVRPDEVFIAVPVADRHRLFEFFDVCEREGINASVVPDLMEVLIGRSINRAQIEDMDGIPLIGVRQVPLLSLWSRILKRAFDLVFSVLFVLAFSWLYLLTALLVLVSSRGPVIFRQRRVGLNLSEFTFLKFRTMYVQSERESDTVWTERNDPRVTPIGRFLRRFSLDELPQFFNVIRGDMSIVGPRAERPHFVEEFKGKVPRFLVRHQVKSGITGWAQINGRYETSIEDKVEYDIYYLENWSPAFDMRIILETLWRVITGRGAY
- a CDS encoding FecR family protein, producing the protein MRRWMSLVGFVTFIIAAGVLYAQDAEADAVFTYVDGDVVKKQAELEEWEQALLNSRVSKGYQVRTYVESRAELTLNESSIVRLAPRTTIDVVKLFEESREGYNDTLFQVEEGDIWAAVQGLGEDDSFVITSDIMGTACRGTTYRVNVSEDGTTMLRVYSGAVELWDPMMAILGPGFWETESVGGGGDERYEVVGPHEVAGPHEVSEEEWRLKLITGMQQIIVGPDGKVVQRGAFAATDPLEQTDWVLWNQERDAGR